The following coding sequences lie in one Ostrea edulis chromosome 8, xbOstEdul1.1, whole genome shotgun sequence genomic window:
- the LOC125662888 gene encoding uncharacterized protein LOC125662888 translates to MCDLKNDPGLSVNQKIQNEKKTTRVITRDSHIEEETSPPKAHGKRCPIQKADHALDECRVFRDMTLDKKRETVMHYNLCLRCFKGKHKANKCKSNVKCEKCGSRFHMTIMHYDSERKPKVDHQDHGGETTPMAINQTIQNSCTQLCGKIEGGRSCGKILLVNVYPSNEPERAKRMYALIDNQSNKTLATPKFFDSFDLEGQTCMYTLSSCNGTITITGRTAEGFVIETVSGDQRLKLPKVIECDEIPNNRSEIPTPDIAEAYSHLRDISTLIPEFDNSAEISLLIGRDMTQVHHVLSQIIGAPNEPFAQRLILGWTIIGEVCLGKSHIPKSVNVRKTVIHDGRNTIFDPCDSQFTITEKTSFHQDVFATTPFHETPGLSTDDRVFLDIMSKELHVGPDGKWTAPLPFRPDRPALPSNRAQAYRRAVILDKSFQTNPSKKDHAIEFMNNIFKKGHAEIAPPLKPDEEHWFLPIFGIYHPMKPGRIRMVFDSSANYQDLSLNTVLLSGPNMTNSLIGVLMRFRMESFAITADIEHMFHCFAVSPHHGNYLRFSGTRTMTQINPLQNTECVSMYLAIHLPQLLPPLAFDKQLSLQDRNLERMFMNSYGGIFMWMMLLFHYQVHMKQWIYYNVHNKH, encoded by the coding sequence ATGTGTGATCTTAAAAATGACCCCGGACTTTCAGTAAATCAGAAAATTCAGAACGAGAAGAAGACTACTCGTGTCATTACTCGTGATTCACACATTGAGGAGGAAACTTCACCTCCAAAGGCTCATGGTAAACGATGTCCCATACAAAAAGCCGATCATGCTTTAGACGAATGCAGAGTATTTCGTGATATGACTTTAGATAAGAAGCGTGAAACTGTCATGCACTACAACTTGTGTCTTCGATGTTTCAAGGGTAAACACAAGGCAAATAAATGCAAATCGAATGTGAAATGTGAAAAATGTGGCAGTCGTTTTCATATGACAATTATGCACTACGACAGTGAGCGAAAACCAAAAGTAGATCATCAGGATCATGGCGGGGAGACTACTCCAATGGCTATAAATCAAACCATACAAAATAGTTGCACACAACTTTGTGGGAAAATCGAAGGAGGAAGATCCTGTGGAAAAATACTTCTAGTGAACGTATATCCGTCAAATGAACCTGAAAGGGCTAAAAGAATGTATGCTCTTATTGACAATCAAAGTAATAAGACACTTGCAACACCTAAATTCTTTGATTCATTCGACTTGGAAGGACAAACATGTATGTACACACTATCATCATGTAATGGAACCATAACCATTACTGGAAGGACAGCAGAAGGATTTGTTATAGAAACTGTATCCGGAGATCAAAGACTTAAGTTACCTAAAGTCATAGAGTGTGACGAAATTCCAAATAATAGGTCGGAGATACCTACACCTGACATCGCAGAGGCTTACTCTCACCTTCGAGATATTTCAACACTCATACCCGAATTTGACAATTCTGCGGAAATTTCATTGCTGATAGGAAGAGATATGACTCAGGTTCATCATGTTTTGTCACAGATAATTGGTGCTCCAAACGAACCATTCGCACAGAGGCTTATTTTAGGATGGACAATTATTGGCGAAGTGTGTTTGGGAAAATCTCATATTCCAAAGTCGGTCAACGTAAGAAAAACAGTAATTCACGATGGCCGTAATACCATATTTGATCCATGTGACTCCCAATTCACCATTACAGAGAAAACATCATTTCATCAAGATGTATTTGCAACGACTCCATTTCATGAAACACCAGGACTTTCTACAGACGATCGAGTCTTTCTTGATATCATGAGCAAGGAACTGCATGTAGGACCAGATGGCAAATGGACCGCCCCTTTGCCATTTCGACCTGATAGACCTGCATTACCTAGCAACCGTGCTCAAGCCTATCGAAGGGCTGTGATATTGGACAAGTCATTTCAGACCAACCCATCAAAGAAGGACCATGCTATAGAATTTATGAACAATATATTTAAGAAGGGACATGCGGAGATTGCACCCCCTCTAAAACCAGATGAAGAACATTGGTTTTTGCCAATATTTGGTATTTATCACCCGATGAAACCCGGAAGAATTCGTATGGTTTTCGATTCGTCTGCGAACTATCAAGACTTGTCTTTGAATACAGTGCTTCTATCTGGACCAAATATGACCAACAGTCTCATTGGAGTATTAATGAGATTTCGCATGGAAAGCTTTGCAATAACTGCAGATATTGAACACATGTTTCATTGTTTTGCCGTATCCCCACACCATGGAAATTACCTGCGTTTTTCTGGTACACGGACAATGACCCAGATAAACCCCTTACAGAATACCGAATGTGTATCCATGTACTTGGCAATACACCTTCCCCAGCTGTTGCCACCTTTGGCCTTCGACAAGCAGCTATCACTGCAGGACCGGAATTTGGAAAGGATGTTTATGAATTCATACGGAGGAATTTTTATGTGGATGATGCTCTTGTTTCATTACCAAGTACACATGAAGCAGTGGATCTATTACAACGTACACAACAAGCACTGA